The following proteins are encoded in a genomic region of Nitrospirota bacterium:
- the rplO gene encoding 50S ribosomal protein L15, protein MNLHELGPAKGSRKKRKRIGRGPGSGHGKTAGKGHKGLLARSGGRSRQAGGFEGGQMSLIRRVPKHGFTNIFRKEYSIVNLSSLGEMTVSGTITPQALVDAGLVKRKTLPIKILGNGDLTKAIVVQAHKFSKSAEAKIQAAGGRVEVIPGV, encoded by the coding sequence ATGAACTTACATGAGCTCGGTCCTGCAAAAGGATCCAGAAAAAAGCGTAAGCGTATCGGCCGTGGACCTGGTTCAGGCCATGGTAAAACAGCGGGTAAGGGTCACAAGGGTCTGTTAGCCAGGTCCGGTGGTCGCAGCCGGCAGGCTGGTGGATTCGAGGGCGGCCAGATGTCGCTGATCCGTCGCGTGCCGAAGCATGGCTTTACGAACATATTCCGCAAGGAATACTCGATCGTCAACCTGAGCAGCTTGGGTGAGATGACGGTCTCTGGCACCATTACGCCGCAAGCGCTGGTCGATGCAGGCTTAGTCAAGCGCAAGACATTGCCGATCAAGATCCTCGGAAACGGAGATCTGACCAAGGCGATCGTGGTGCAGGCGCACAAATTCAGCAAGTCCGCAGAGGCAAAGATTCAAGCAGCTGGAGGGAGAGTCGAGGTCATCCCCGGTGTTTGA
- the rpmD gene encoding 50S ribosomal protein L30, translating to MPTPKIPKVTKKGFVITLRRSPIGTPQKHRLVLSGLGLRKIRQTVTRPNTPQVRGMIDKVGYLLEVQPQ from the coding sequence ATGCCTACACCGAAGATTCCCAAGGTCACCAAAAAAGGGTTTGTGATTACGTTGCGGCGGAGCCCGATTGGGACGCCGCAAAAGCATCGCCTGGTGTTGAGTGGCCTCGGTTTGAGAAAGATTAGACAGACTGTTACTCGTCCCAATACTCCGCAAGTACGAGGGATGATTGACAAAGTTGGATATCTATTGGAAGTGCAGCCACAATGA
- the rpsE gene encoding 30S ribosomal protein S5, with amino-acid sequence MRVNPDELSLKDKVVFINRVAKVVKGGKRFNFCALVVVGDGQGWVGIGKGKAAEVPVAIAKAVEQAKKNLVHVALTSGTIAHEVDGLFGAEHVLLKPAKKGTGIIAGGAVRAVVEVVGVHNVIAKTLGRGNPFNVVRATLNGLCQLRNAEDVLKMRRSAVGDAQNRVSA; translated from the coding sequence GTGCGAGTTAATCCAGATGAATTAAGCCTGAAAGACAAAGTCGTCTTTATCAATCGCGTCGCGAAGGTCGTCAAGGGCGGAAAGCGGTTCAACTTCTGCGCGCTGGTTGTTGTCGGAGATGGACAGGGGTGGGTTGGCATCGGGAAAGGCAAGGCGGCTGAAGTGCCCGTCGCGATTGCGAAGGCGGTTGAGCAGGCGAAGAAGAACCTGGTCCATGTCGCCCTCACGTCTGGAACGATCGCGCACGAGGTTGACGGGCTGTTCGGCGCCGAGCATGTCCTCTTGAAGCCCGCGAAAAAGGGTACGGGTATTATTGCCGGTGGCGCTGTCCGTGCGGTCGTTGAGGTCGTGGGCGTGCATAACGTCATCGCCAAGACCCTGGGCCGTGGCAATCCATTCAATGTCGTGCGGGCGACGCTCAACGGCCTCTGTCAGCTCAGAAATGCCGAAGACGTGCTGAAGATGCGCCGGAGCGCAGTGGGCGACGCGCAGAACAGGGTGAGTGCCTAA
- the rplR gene encoding 50S ribosomal protein L18 produces the protein MNSADKAEQLTRRKQRVRKRVVGTAERPRLNVFRSSSHIYAQIIDDLKGATLAAASSLDKSLRTSVKSTGSIEGAKAVGKLLAERAKAAKVQTVVFDRGGRMYHGRVKALAEASREGGLQF, from the coding sequence ATGAATAGTGCAGATAAAGCAGAACAGTTAACACGCCGGAAGCAGCGGGTGCGGAAGCGGGTCGTAGGAACGGCCGAGCGTCCACGTCTCAACGTGTTTCGCAGCAGCTCTCACATCTATGCCCAGATCATTGACGATCTCAAGGGGGCGACGCTGGCAGCGGCGTCCTCCCTGGACAAGTCTCTGCGCACATCGGTGAAGTCCACGGGCAGCATCGAAGGTGCAAAGGCAGTTGGAAAATTATTGGCCGAGCGGGCCAAGGCCGCGAAGGTTCAGACCGTGGTGTTCGACCGTGGTGGTCGGATGTATCATGGGCGCGTGAAAGCGTTGGCCGAGGCATCGCGTGAAGGCGGTCTGCAGTTCTAG
- the rplF gene encoding 50S ribosomal protein L6, whose protein sequence is MSRIGKKPIQIPAGVDVKVAGPIVSVKGPLGKLDWSLSPGLGVAIADGVLVVNRLTEDRHVRALHGLTRAELSNIVQGVTKGYERNLELTGVGYKVALQGRTMSFNVGYINPVLYPVPVGIDVKVDKQTLINVKGTDKRLVGQVAANLRAIKPPDVYKQKGVRYVGEVLRKKAGKTGK, encoded by the coding sequence ATGTCACGCATAGGAAAGAAACCAATCCAGATTCCAGCAGGAGTGGATGTCAAGGTCGCCGGCCCGATCGTTTCCGTGAAGGGCCCGCTCGGGAAGCTCGATTGGTCCTTGTCTCCCGGCCTTGGAGTCGCGATTGCTGATGGAGTGCTTGTGGTCAATCGGCTGACCGAGGACCGTCACGTTCGTGCATTGCACGGATTAACTCGCGCAGAGCTCAGCAACATCGTGCAGGGTGTGACCAAGGGCTATGAGCGTAACTTGGAGCTCACCGGGGTCGGCTACAAAGTCGCCCTGCAGGGACGGACGATGAGCTTTAACGTGGGCTATATCAATCCGGTCCTGTACCCGGTCCCCGTCGGGATCGACGTGAAGGTGGATAAGCAGACGCTGATCAATGTGAAGGGAACCGATAAGCGATTGGTGGGGCAGGTCGCCGCAAACTTGCGCGCGATCAAGCCGCCTGACGTCTATAAGCAAAAGGGCGTTCGCTATGTCGGGGAAGTGTTGCGTAAGAAGGCTGGAAAGACAGGGAAGTAA
- the rpsH gene encoding 30S ribosomal protein S8 — protein MVTDPISDLLVRIQNALRRRHDVVSIPASRLKRELLRILQNEGYIQGVQADLADGHPVLKVQLRYVSEGKPVLTGALRVSKPGRRVYVGIKDIPRVKNGIGVAILSTSKGLMTDQESRRAGLGGEVLCSVW, from the coding sequence ATGGTTACAGATCCGATTAGCGATCTCTTGGTGAGAATACAAAATGCGCTGCGGCGACGTCACGATGTTGTGAGCATTCCGGCATCCCGTCTGAAGCGCGAGCTGCTTCGCATCCTCCAGAACGAAGGCTATATTCAGGGCGTCCAGGCGGACCTTGCGGATGGGCATCCCGTGCTGAAAGTGCAGTTGCGGTATGTGTCCGAAGGAAAGCCTGTGCTCACGGGTGCGCTACGGGTGAGCAAGCCGGGTCGTCGTGTGTATGTCGGGATTAAGGATATTCCGCGAGTCAAGAACGGCATTGGCGTGGCGATCTTGTCGACCTCCAAAGGGTTGATGACGGATCAGGAGTCGCGCCGAGCCGGGTTAGGCGGAGAAGTGCTGTGTTCGGTCTGGTAA
- a CDS encoding type Z 30S ribosomal protein S14 — MSRLALRNKSSVKAKFPVRDYHRCGLCGRVRGFLRRFRMCRICFRLLSLKGEIPGVRKSSW; from the coding sequence GTGTCGAGATTAGCGCTGAGAAATAAATCGTCCGTCAAGGCGAAATTCCCGGTTCGGGACTATCACCGGTGTGGGCTCTGTGGGCGCGTGCGAGGGTTCTTGCGCCGGTTTCGTATGTGTAGAATTTGTTTTCGGTTACTGAGCCTGAAGGGTGAGATCCCTGGGGTTCGGAAGTCGAGTTGGTAG
- the rplE gene encoding 50S ribosomal protein L5 produces the protein MRETYLQKVVPALMKEFGYKNVMQVPKVERIVLNVGMGEAIQNVKLLESAANELGLITGQKALITKAKKAIATFKLRQGMPIGTKVTLRSRRMWEFLDRLVTLSLPRIRDFRGVSPKSFDGRGNYTLGLKEQLIFPEIQYDEVASIHGMDITIVTTAKTNDEGRALLKHLGMPFRTT, from the coding sequence ATGCGCGAGACGTATCTGCAGAAGGTTGTGCCCGCGCTCATGAAAGAGTTCGGTTACAAGAACGTCATGCAGGTGCCGAAGGTCGAGCGGATTGTGCTGAACGTGGGAATGGGTGAAGCCATTCAAAACGTGAAGCTGCTCGAGAGCGCGGCGAACGAGTTGGGCTTGATCACGGGCCAGAAGGCGCTGATCACGAAGGCGAAGAAAGCCATCGCGACGTTCAAGCTGCGCCAAGGGATGCCGATCGGCACTAAGGTGACGCTCCGGAGCCGGCGCATGTGGGAGTTTCTTGATCGTCTCGTGACGTTGTCCTTGCCGCGCATCAGAGACTTCCGTGGCGTGTCGCCGAAGTCCTTCGATGGACGGGGCAATTATACGCTGGGCCTTAAAGAACAGCTTATCTTCCCTGAGATTCAGTACGATGAGGTCGCGTCGATCCATGGGATGGACATCACGATCGTCACGACTGCCAAGACGAACGACGAGGGCAGGGCGCTGTTGAAGCATTTAGGGATGCCATTCCGGACGACGTAA
- the rplX gene encoding 50S ribosomal protein L24: MNKQALAKSRIRKGDTVVVISGRDRGKSGKVLSVDPAVGKVVVEKLNMIKRHTKPNQKVKQGGILEREAPLAISNVMYLCPVTQKPTRLGVRTLDDGRRVRFSKKSNDSVE, from the coding sequence ATGAATAAGCAGGCATTAGCAAAAAGTCGAATTCGTAAGGGCGATACGGTGGTCGTGATCTCCGGGCGTGATCGCGGCAAGTCCGGGAAAGTGCTCTCGGTTGACCCGGCAGTGGGTAAGGTTGTGGTTGAAAAGCTGAATATGATCAAGCGCCACACCAAGCCGAATCAGAAAGTCAAGCAAGGTGGCATTCTCGAACGGGAAGCGCCGCTTGCGATCTCCAATGTGATGTATCTGTGTCCCGTGACGCAGAAGCCAACCCGCCTGGGCGTGCGAACGCTCGATGATGGCCGGCGGGTCCGGTTCAGCAAAAAATCGAACGACTCAGTCGAGTAG
- the rplN gene encoding 50S ribosomal protein L14, which produces MIQSYTYMDVADNSGAKQAMCFHVLGGTRRRYASLGDIVVVAVKEAIPAATVKKGDVSRAVVVRTTKEVRREDGSYIKFDRNACVLINKDGDPVGTRIFGPIARELRWKKFMKIISLAPEVL; this is translated from the coding sequence ATGATTCAAAGTTATACATACATGGACGTGGCCGATAACTCTGGTGCCAAGCAGGCCATGTGTTTTCATGTCCTCGGGGGGACCAGACGCCGGTATGCGTCTCTCGGAGACATTGTCGTGGTGGCCGTGAAAGAGGCGATTCCCGCGGCGACAGTCAAGAAGGGCGACGTGAGTCGTGCCGTGGTCGTGCGGACGACCAAGGAAGTGCGCCGCGAAGATGGCTCCTACATCAAGTTTGATCGGAACGCATGCGTCCTAATCAATAAGGATGGGGATCCGGTTGGCACGCGCATCTTCGGGCCGATCGCGCGTGAGTTGCGGTGGAAGAAGTTTATGAAGATTATTTCTCTAGCTCCGGAAGTGCTTTAA
- the rpsQ gene encoding 30S ribosomal protein S17 gives MAESVSKRREWVGRVVSNKMDKTVVVEIERSVIHPLYRKVLRRVTKFKAHDEENACKIGDRVRMIETRPISKDKHMRVIEVVEKGQGS, from the coding sequence ATGGCTGAGTCAGTAAGCAAGCGGCGTGAGTGGGTTGGCCGTGTGGTCAGCAATAAAATGGACAAGACCGTCGTGGTCGAGATCGAGCGCTCGGTGATCCACCCGCTCTATCGAAAGGTGCTTCGACGGGTGACCAAGTTCAAAGCGCATGATGAAGAGAACGCCTGCAAGATTGGCGATCGTGTGCGCATGATCGAAACGCGGCCGATCAGCAAAGATAAGCATATGCGGGTGATTGAAGTTGTGGAAAAGGGACAGGGCTCGTAG
- the rpmC gene encoding 50S ribosomal protein L29, whose protein sequence is MDLKELRQLTAPELAEKSQQLTQELFNLRFQMGTGRLENPMQLRKTKRSIARVKTIQRELAQVEPISSTAKGA, encoded by the coding sequence ATGGATCTGAAGGAATTACGGCAATTAACGGCACCTGAGCTTGCGGAGAAGTCGCAGCAGCTCACACAGGAACTCTTCAACCTTCGCTTCCAGATGGGGACCGGACGGCTGGAGAACCCCATGCAGTTGCGAAAGACGAAGCGGTCCATTGCACGGGTCAAGACGATCCAACGCGAGCTCGCGCAGGTCGAGCCAATTTCTAGCACGGCGAAGGGGGCCTGA
- the rplP gene encoding 50S ribosomal protein L16, translating to MLAPKKVKFRKMMKGRMTGKAYRGGQITLGEFGLKALEPGWITSRQIEAARIAITRCVKRGGQVWTRIFPDKPITKKPAETRMGKGKGNPEYWVAVVKPGRIMYEMDGVTPEVAKEAFRLASHKLPIATKYVVRGEF from the coding sequence GTGTTAGCACCAAAGAAAGTTAAGTTCCGCAAAATGATGAAGGGGCGTATGACCGGCAAGGCCTATCGTGGCGGCCAGATTACCCTTGGAGAGTTTGGATTGAAGGCGTTGGAGCCAGGCTGGATCACCAGCCGGCAGATCGAGGCGGCGCGCATTGCGATCACTCGCTGTGTGAAGCGCGGCGGCCAGGTCTGGACGAGAATCTTCCCTGATAAGCCGATTACCAAGAAGCCGGCTGAAACCCGCATGGGTAAAGGGAAGGGCAATCCGGAGTACTGGGTGGCCGTGGTCAAGCCAGGTCGTATTATGTACGAGATGGACGGTGTTACGCCGGAAGTCGCCAAAGAGGCGTTTCGATTGGCGTCGCATAAGTTGCCGATCGCCACGAAGTATGTCGTCCGCGGCGAGTTTTAA
- the rpsC gene encoding 30S ribosomal protein S3, giving the protein MGHKTHPIGYRLGYNVNWSSRWYASKDYAKLLHQDIRIRKMVKQRLFHAGVAKVEIERSGDQTRVIISTARPGIIIGRKGAEVDKLKAELEKAYSGQVYITVKEIKKPELDAQLVCENVATQLEKRVAFRRAMKRSVQSALRLGAQGIKIMVGGRLGGAEIARSEWYREGRVPLHTLRADIDYGFAEAHTTMGQIGVKTWIYKGEVLPLQPLKKESAFERRLG; this is encoded by the coding sequence ATGGGGCACAAGACACATCCGATCGGTTATCGACTAGGATATAACGTCAACTGGAGTTCCCGGTGGTACGCGAGCAAGGATTACGCGAAGCTCCTCCATCAGGACATCAGGATTCGCAAGATGGTCAAGCAGCGTCTGTTTCATGCTGGTGTGGCCAAGGTCGAAATCGAACGATCCGGTGACCAGACGCGCGTGATCATTTCCACCGCGCGTCCCGGCATCATCATCGGCCGCAAGGGGGCTGAAGTTGATAAGCTGAAGGCGGAGCTGGAGAAGGCCTATTCCGGTCAGGTGTACATTACGGTGAAGGAAATCAAGAAGCCTGAGCTGGATGCGCAATTGGTCTGCGAAAACGTCGCGACCCAGCTGGAGAAGCGTGTGGCATTCCGTCGGGCGATGAAGCGCAGCGTGCAGTCCGCGCTTCGTCTCGGCGCCCAGGGGATCAAGATCATGGTCGGCGGTCGTCTTGGCGGTGCGGAAATCGCGCGCTCCGAGTGGTACCGTGAAGGCCGCGTGCCGCTCCATACGCTCCGGGCGGACATTGATTACGGGTTTGCCGAAGCGCATACGACGATGGGACAGATTGGGGTCAAGACGTGGATCTACAAAGGCGAGGTCCTTCCGTTGCAGCCCCTGAAGAAAGAATCAGCATTTGAGCGCCGGCTCGGGTAA
- the rplV gene encoding 50S ribosomal protein L22 codes for MAEAQAVLRFVRVSPRKARPVIDLIRGQQVPMALALLRNTPRQACKVVEKLLMSAVANAEQKEMGDSESMVVSRAFVDCGPTLKRFRARSQGRANAIQKRMSHITVVVSTAEVKEQK; via the coding sequence ATGGCTGAAGCACAAGCAGTTTTGCGTTTTGTACGTGTCTCTCCGAGGAAGGCGCGCCCTGTGATCGATTTGATCCGTGGGCAGCAGGTTCCAATGGCTTTGGCATTGCTCAGAAATACACCGCGTCAGGCGTGTAAAGTGGTGGAGAAGCTGTTGATGTCTGCCGTGGCTAATGCGGAGCAAAAAGAGATGGGCGACAGTGAGTCCATGGTCGTATCGAGGGCCTTTGTCGATTGTGGGCCGACGTTGAAGCGCTTTCGGGCTCGCTCGCAGGGGCGCGCGAATGCCATTCAGAAGCGTATGAGCCACATTACCGTCGTCGTGTCGACGGCAGAGGTCAAAGAGCAGAAGTAG
- the rpsS gene encoding 30S ribosomal protein S19: MPRSVSKGAFVDDHLLEKVDRMNQNKDRKIIKTWSRRSTVIPDMIGHTFAVHNGKKFIPVFVTENMVGHKLGEFAPTRFFKGHGHAKTEKSVALK, translated from the coding sequence ATGCCGAGGTCTGTAAGTAAGGGCGCATTCGTTGACGATCATCTGCTTGAAAAAGTAGATCGGATGAATCAGAACAAGGATCGCAAGATCATCAAGACCTGGTCGCGACGGTCCACCGTCATTCCAGATATGATCGGACATACGTTCGCGGTTCATAATGGGAAAAAGTTTATTCCGGTTTTCGTGACGGAAAACATGGTCGGGCACAAACTTGGGGAGTTCGCTCCGACCAGGTTCTTTAAGGGGCATGGGCACGCCAAGACGGAGAAGTCAGTCGCCCTCAAGTAA
- the rplB gene encoding 50S ribosomal protein L2, whose translation MGIKVYKPRTPGRRGMTAVTTEELSKKRPEKSLTSVNRSTGARNNDGRTTVRFRGGGHKRLYRKIDFKRDKSGIPGSIAALEYDPNRSARIALVHYKDGEKRYILAPVGLKVGDVVQAGLGTEVRIGNALPLSSMPLGTTIHNIELKPGKGGQLIRSAGGSAQVMGRDGEYIQVRLRSGEMRRILATCMATVGQVGNTDHENVNVGKAGRNRWLGRRPHVRGVVMNPVDHPHGGGEGKSGQGNPHPVSPWGLPTKGYKTRNNKATDKFIISRRK comes from the coding sequence ATGGGAATAAAAGTATATAAGCCAAGAACTCCGGGCCGTCGCGGGATGACCGCGGTGACGACCGAAGAGCTCTCGAAGAAGAGGCCTGAGAAGTCGCTGACGTCAGTCAATCGCAGCACTGGCGCCAGGAACAACGATGGGCGGACGACGGTGCGTTTCCGTGGGGGCGGGCATAAGCGCCTCTATCGGAAGATTGATTTTAAGCGGGATAAGTCTGGCATCCCTGGCTCCATCGCTGCGCTGGAGTACGATCCGAATCGTTCAGCTCGCATTGCCTTGGTGCACTACAAGGATGGCGAGAAGCGCTATATCCTGGCTCCTGTCGGGCTCAAGGTTGGCGATGTGGTGCAGGCTGGTCTGGGAACCGAGGTTCGTATTGGCAATGCATTGCCCTTGTCCAGTATGCCATTGGGAACCACGATCCATAATATCGAGTTGAAGCCCGGAAAGGGCGGCCAGTTGATTCGTAGCGCGGGCGGCTCGGCTCAGGTCATGGGACGTGATGGCGAGTACATCCAGGTGCGACTCAGGTCCGGTGAGATGCGCCGCATTCTTGCGACGTGCATGGCGACCGTCGGGCAAGTTGGCAATACGGACCATGAGAATGTTAATGTGGGAAAGGCGGGCCGGAATCGATGGCTGGGCCGACGCCCGCATGTGCGCGGTGTCGTGATGAATCCGGTCGACCACCCGCATGGCGGCGGCGAAGGAAAGTCTGGGCAGGGTAATCCCCATCCAGTCTCCCCATGGGGTCTTCCGACCAAGGGGTACAAGACCCGGAACAACAAGGCGACCGACAAGTTCATTATTTCCCGTCGCAAGTAG
- a CDS encoding 50S ribosomal protein L23: MKAGLHSILLQPLLTEKITAMREANNTVAFLVHPDANRVQVKQAVETLLKVKVERVNVMNVRGKVKRLGRFSGKRSDWKKAFVKLKAGEKLELYESA; this comes from the coding sequence ATGAAGGCTGGTCTCCATAGCATTCTGTTGCAGCCGTTGTTGACGGAAAAGATCACGGCCATGCGGGAAGCCAATAATACGGTGGCTTTCCTCGTGCATCCGGATGCGAATCGTGTCCAGGTTAAGCAAGCGGTCGAGACGTTGTTGAAGGTGAAGGTCGAGCGCGTGAACGTGATGAACGTCCGCGGCAAGGTGAAGCGCCTGGGGCGTTTCTCCGGCAAGCGATCTGATTGGAAGAAGGCCTTCGTCAAACTCAAGGCCGGCGAAAAATTGGAGCTCTACGAGAGCGCATAG
- the rplD gene encoding 50S ribosomal protein L4, which yields MPTVDIVDLKKQKVGSVDLPDEVFGCKLHTSLVHEAVVMQRACERQGTASTLRRGEVAGSGKKPWKQKHTGRARAGSIRSPVWRHGGSVFGPKPRDYSYSMPKKKYRAALQSALSAKLADGQIVVVSNLSLAEPKTKLLAKALENFGAGAYALIVAGAGHAGLAQAAGNLPNVCVVGPEGLNVYDIVRAELIMISERELTRLKEVWA from the coding sequence ATGCCCACGGTTGATATCGTTGATTTGAAGAAGCAAAAAGTCGGTTCAGTCGATCTTCCCGATGAAGTGTTCGGCTGCAAGCTGCACACGTCCTTGGTGCACGAGGCGGTGGTGATGCAGCGTGCCTGTGAGCGTCAGGGCACGGCATCCACATTGCGCCGCGGAGAAGTGGCTGGGTCAGGAAAGAAGCCTTGGAAGCAAAAGCATACGGGGCGCGCGCGAGCCGGATCGATCCGCTCTCCTGTATGGCGCCATGGCGGGTCGGTGTTCGGACCGAAGCCGCGTGATTATTCCTACAGCATGCCCAAGAAGAAGTATCGCGCTGCGCTGCAGAGCGCGCTCTCGGCCAAGCTGGCTGATGGACAGATTGTGGTGGTGTCGAATCTGTCGTTGGCGGAACCGAAGACGAAATTGTTGGCCAAGGCGTTGGAGAATTTCGGCGCCGGTGCCTATGCCTTGATCGTGGCTGGCGCAGGCCATGCAGGATTGGCTCAGGCGGCTGGCAATTTGCCGAATGTTTGTGTGGTGGGCCCTGAAGGATTGAATGTCTATGACATTGTCCGGGCGGAACTAATTATGATTTCTGAGCGCGAGTTGACGCGGCTGAAGGAGGTCTGGGCATGA
- the rplC gene encoding 50S ribosomal protein L3 produces the protein MTNGLLGKKLGMTQIFDETRFTPVTVIEAGPCRVVTIKTKERDGYESVQLSFGEVKERKLSKAELGHLKKTEAPATRVLREFEKVGDMEVGQSIRVDIFKKGDWVDVVGISKGKGFQGVVKRHHYAGGPESHGSMFHRHPGSMGASSYPSRVWKGKTLPGHMGAKRITVQRLKVIESRPDENLLFVRGAIPGAANGLIMVRKSKKG, from the coding sequence ATGACGAACGGGTTGTTGGGTAAAAAACTGGGGATGACCCAGATATTTGACGAGACGCGGTTTACGCCCGTCACGGTGATCGAGGCGGGCCCGTGCCGCGTGGTCACGATTAAGACAAAAGAGCGCGATGGATATGAGTCTGTCCAGTTGTCTTTTGGCGAAGTGAAAGAGCGTAAACTGTCGAAGGCCGAGCTGGGACACTTGAAGAAGACGGAGGCTCCGGCCACCCGTGTTCTCAGAGAGTTTGAGAAGGTCGGCGATATGGAGGTCGGGCAGTCTATCAGGGTCGATATCTTTAAAAAGGGCGACTGGGTAGATGTCGTTGGGATTTCCAAGGGGAAGGGATTTCAGGGCGTGGTGAAGCGGCATCATTATGCCGGCGGTCCTGAGTCTCACGGGTCCATGTTCCATCGTCATCCCGGTTCGATGGGGGCCAGTTCCTATCCTTCGCGTGTCTGGAAAGGGAAGACCTTGCCTGGGCACATGGGGGCGAAGCGGATTACGGTTCAGAGATTGAAAGTCATTGAATCCAGGCCTGATGAGAACCTGCTGTTTGTTCGTGGAGCGATCCCCGGCGCGGCAAATGGACTGATCATGGTGAGAAAGTCGAAGAAGGGGTAG